In Heterodontus francisci isolate sHetFra1 chromosome 40, sHetFra1.hap1, whole genome shotgun sequence, one DNA window encodes the following:
- the rhoub gene encoding ras homolog family member Ub isoform X2: MANLPINPQVFGMWEETGAPGGNPRRRRENLQTPHRQYPEPNPGRWSCEAAVLTTVPPAVVQVDGTPIRLQLCDTAGQDEFDKLRHFCYHKTDVFLLCFSVVSPSSFQNIAEKWMPEIRHHCPTAPVVLVGTQCDLREDVKVLIELAKCKEKPVPQGAARVLAEKIDAVAYVECSSLTQKNLKEVFDMAILCGLRYADSRASSECKMKMLTANKMRTLSKSWWKKYVCIV, from the exons atggccaatttacctatcaacccgcaagtctttggcatgtgggaggaaaccggagcacctggaggaaacccacgcagacgcagggagaacttgcaaactccgcacaggcagtacccagaaccgaacccgggtcgctggagctgtgaggctgcggtgctaaccactgtgccgcctg CTGTTGTTCAAGTCGATGGGACCCCGATCAGACTGCAGCTGTGTGACACTGCTGGCCAA GATGAATTTGACAAGCTCCGACACTTTTGCTACCACAAAACCGATGTGTTCCTGCTCTGCTTCAGCGTGGTTAGCCCCTCGTCCTTCCAGAACATCGCCGAGAAGTGGATGCCCGAGATCCGCCATCACTGCCCCACTGCTCCCGTTGTCCTGGTGGGTACCCAGTGTGACCTCCGCGAGGATGTGAAAGTCCTGATCGAGCTGGCCAAGTGCAAGGAGAAGCCGGTGCCCCAGGGGGCTGCCCGGGTGCTGGCTGAGAAGATTGACGCGGTGGCTTACGTGGAGTGCTCCTCGCTGACGCAGAAGAACCTGAAGGAAGTCTTTGACATGGCCATCTTGTGCGGCCTACGCTACGCTGACAGCCGGGCAAGCAGCGAGTGCAAAATGAAAATGTTGACTGCCAACAAAATGAGGACCCTGTCAAAATCCTGGTGGAAAAAGTACGTCTGTATTGTATGA